The following nucleotide sequence is from Streptomyces leeuwenhoekii.
GCTCCTGGCCGCGGTCCGGGTTGCCGAGCGACCGCCAGTCGGTGACGGCCAGCCCCGTCTGGTACTGGATGGCGTGGACGACGTCCGCGGCGGGCGCGCCGTCGGCGCCGGTACGCTCCCGGCGGCCGAGGAAGTGCACGTAGGTGTCGGCGCCCTGCACCACGGTCAGATGGGTGAGCCCGGGGACGGGCACCACATGCGGTCCGCTCCAGCGCGGGCCGCCCGCCGCGGTCTCCGTCCAGCGCAGCAGCCCGCCGTCGACGGGCGCGTAGAGGGTGAGCCGCCCGTCCTTGCCCAGGGTGAGCCAGGTGCCGTGCGCCGCGCCCGATGCGGTGGGCCCGTCGTCCGTGTCGGTGCGCCCGCCCGGGCGGGCGGCGTCCACGGGGCCTGCCGACCTTCTCCGCATGGCCTGGTGCACCTTCCTGAAGCCCGCCGCGTCACGGACAAGGGAACCCTGAAACTGGGGACATCATATGTTGTTCGTTCACCTGTTCCCCATATTCCGTTCCGCCGGAGCCACCCCCGCGGGCGAGCGGTACGGCGGGAGGTACGGCGCCGCCCCGCACCGGGGCCGGGGAAGCCGCCCTCAGACCTCCTGCCACGCCTGGAGCGCCAGCCCCGGCTCGTCCTTCCGCCGGGTCACCAGGAGCCGGCCGGTCGACGGGGCGAGGGCGGCGGCGACCACCCGGCCGTCCTCGTCGAGCGTCAGCGAGACCTCGGTGTCCTCCGGGAGCCGGGGACCGGACTCGGCCCACCAGGCCCCGGCCGGCTCCTGCTCGGTGGGGTAGGCGGCCACGGCGAGACGTCCGCTCGCCGCGCGCTGGGCGAGCAGGGTGCAGTCGTGGCCGTCGATGACGCAGCGGACCGCGGAGACCGGGCCGGGACCGGCGGCGGTGAGCAGGGGCACCGGCTTGCCGCCGGGGCGCCAGGCGCACAGGTCGCCGGAGTCGTCGGTGAAGAAGACGGTGGTGTGCTCGGCGGACGTGGCCAGCGCCTGGAGGGTCCCCGGGCGGACCGGGACCTCGGTCCGCTCCCCCATGACCGGCTGGGCGCCCGGCTTCTCCTGGCGCCAGTGCAGGATGCCGCCGGGGACCGCCGCGTACAGCTCGACCCTGCCGGACTCGCCGGTCACCGCGGCGGGCTGCTCCTGGACACCCTTGCCCTTCAGGTCCCGCCAGGGGTCCCAGCCGCCCTTCTCCCGCTGGGCCCGCATGCTGATCCCGCCCCCGCCGTTGCGGACGAAGACATGGGCGCGGCCCTGCGCGTCGACCGCGACGGCGGGCGTACCGGTGCGCTCACCCGCCTTGTTGGGGTGGCCGATCGGCTGCCAGTCCAGGGGCGCCAGGTGCGGCCGGAAGTGCGTGCTGTGCACGAGGCCGGACTCGCCGGGGGATGTGGGCCGCCAGGCGACCAGATGCGCGTAGCCGTCGGCGCCCCGGCCGACCGAGAGTCCCCGGTGCAGCTTCTGGTCGCCGCCGGCCTTGCGCGGCGCCTCCCAGGGCCCGCCGGGCCCGAGCTCGGCGCGGCACAGCACGGTGTCGCCCGACGGCAGATAGACACAGAGGCGGCCGTCACGGCCGCGATGGAGCCACTCGCCGTTCACCCGTTCACTCTATGCGGGACGGCGGCGGCGGTGCCGGGCGGGTGTCCCCGGCCGGGAACCGGCGTGCGACCCTGGCCGCATGGACGACCTGGACGACAACGCCTGCCTGCTCGTGATCGTCGACGCGGCCAACGTCGTCGGCTCGGTGCCGGACGGATGGTGGCGGGACCGGCCCGCGGCGGCCCGGCGGCTGCGGGACCGGCTGGCCGCCGACGGCGTGCCGGGGCGGGCGGGGCCGGTGGAGATCGTCCTCGTCGTCGAGGGTGCCGCGCGGGGAGTGGAGTCCGCGCCCGGCGTCCGGGTGGAGCCGGCGCCCGGCAGCGGTGACGACCACATGGTCGAGCTGGTCGCGCGGGCCGGCGACCGGCCCGTCCTGGTCGTCACGGCCGACCGCGAGCTGCGCCGCCGGGTGACGGAACTGGGCGCGGAGGTGGCCGGCCCCCGCACGGTCCGGCCGGTGTGACGGCCGGGGCGCGCCGGCCTGCTCCGTCCAGGTGGTCACCGATTCGGGGGTGGGCCGTGGCAGGGCGTGAGCTGCGGGCGCTGTTCACTCAGGGTCCGGTCTGCCTGACTCACGTTGCGGTATCGATCGAATGCCTCGCGGGCGTCTGAAACGAACCCCTGCCGCCGTACAAGGGATTCAAGCTCTGGCTCGGTGAGCCAGTCGTGCCAGGTGACTTCCTGGGCACTCGGCCGGACGGGAGTCGTGATGATGACCTCGTGCAGTCCGAGCCAGTAGGGGCTGATGGCACCCGCGCACGAAAAATTTGAGCACGAAGCGCGGCGCAGCATGAACGCCCAGTTCCTCCGACAGTTCCCGGGTTGCGGCGTCCTCATACGATTGGCCGACATCAGCGGCACCGCCGAGCATCCGGTTGTACTGACCTGGAAAGCGGGAGGAATCGTCGGGGCGGCGATGGACGAGCTACCGCCCGCCTTCGTCGCGGCACACGATGGAGGCGATGCGATGCAACCAGCCCTAACGAATCGCTTCGGCTCGGTCTACGACTCCCAGCACCCGGTCCTGCTCGTCGGCGCGGTCAACCAGTTCACCCATGGGCCACACGATGTGAGGGTCTGCTTGCGCACCGCCGCCGGTCCTACGGGCTGTGTTCAAGGGTATGGCTGGTGGTCAGCAGCGCGATCGCGGCGTCAGTGGTCCAGGCGACCAAGCCGGCGATGCCGCAGAACCATGGCATAACCGCCTTTGCCGACGCCGGGGGCGCCGTCTCGGGCCAGCTTCTCGTCAGGTCAGGCCAGGTCGAAGCTTCGTTCGGCCGCCAGGGTGAGCACCGCGGTGACCGTGACGCCGTCACGCAGGTGCCCACGTATCTGGCGTTCGTCCAGAACGGCAGCGAGCGCAGCAGCCGGGGCGACCGACACCGCGTCCTGCCCACTGCACTGGGAGTTGTAGCTGTCGCGCGAGTGGACGGACGAGCCGGACCGATACCGCAGGGCAAGAGTGCCGGACCACGTCGTCCACCAGGAGGAGTGGCGTCTCGCACTCGATCTGCTGGACACGCTCGCCGACTGGCAGTTGGAGGCGCCGGTGATGGTCGCCGATACCGGCTACGGGGTGCAGCACCCCGCTCCGCACCGGTCTTGAGGAGCGGCGTTGTCCGATGTCCTGGCTTTGATCGGGCAGGAAGTCGACCACCCGGAGGATGCCGAGCCGTGCCGGCCCGCTTACGGCGGTCTGGGGCCGCCCACGCTGCCCCGCTACCGCACCCCGCCCCGAACCGTCTCCGCCCTCGCCACACAGGCCGGTGCCGACCGGTTCACCCAGGTGCCTGGCGGCAGGGCGGCAAAGGCGCGATGACCTCACGGTTCACAGTGCTGACCGTGCGGCCCGCGGGCACGCAGTCTCTGGCCGTGGCCCAGGAGGCGGGCGGCGGACGCGACCGGTTGGACGGCGTCCTGCCCACCCGGACCCTTCTGGCCTAGTGGCTCGACGGCCAGGACGCTCCGACTGGCTAGTGGATATCCCGCCTGCCCGCCATTACCCCGGTCGCGGACCTGGTGTGGTGGGCGAAGACGCGCTGGCGGATCGAGCACGACTACCGAGAGCTCAATCACGGCGTCGGACTCGACCACTTCGAAAGGCGTATCTGGCGTGGCTGGCGCCACCACGTCACCTCGTCACCGCCGCCCAGGCATTCGTCACCCTCAGGCGGCTCGACCCAAAAAGTTCACACCGACCTGACCCTCTACTAGGTCCTCGATGTTCTTCAGGACCCGCTGAGGTGCTGGACCGGTACCTGCACCACCTGTGGGCGCCCCTGCTCAACCCTCGAAGCAACCACAGACGGCCCAGGACCTGACGAAGCATTACTAGGAGTTCCTGTGGAACGGAGGGGTGCGGCGCCCCCCGTATAGGTCAGGACGGTCGAATGGGCGAGAACAGAGTCAGACCTCGCCCGCCCTCCTGGTGCCTCAGGTCCGGCGACCGCAGGAACTGCTGTGCCAGTGGGTCCCGCGCGAAGACACGGTCGGGGAAGGGAGGCAGCCTATCCCCTTCGTACAACACGGCCGAGTCCCAGTCCTCTGGGTCGCCTGCCCCCTTCCGGTCGACGATCACGGCACGGGTCGGCACCGGCAATTCCCTCGTCGCCGCCAACACGGCCGCCTCCACGGCGTCCATCTGTTCCGCTGTGAGCCCGTCCAGCCAGAGCGTCTGGATCTCGCAGCCGAGCGGCTCGTAGACATACTGGTCGATCACGTTGTTGTCCGCGGAGAACCACCAGTTCATCGTGAGGGACGCGATGCGCAGGGCGAGCAGGTGGCCGAGCTCCTCCGGCTGCATGACCACAGCGTCTCCCTCGACGTCGAGCACCACGGCTCCACCTCTCACCGGGTGCACCAGGACGATTCCGCACCGTTCGAAGATTTCTGACTGCTGGGCGAAGACCGGTGTGGCCGCCGCCTCCCGGTACCACCGGATGAATCCGTCAGCCATGGCTAGCAGCTCGGCAGCGTGAAGATGTGAACATTCTCTTCTCCGAAGACCTTCTTGGCCTGCTTGATGGCCGATTCCGGTGTGTTGTCGGCCAAGTAGTAGATCGCCTTCACACCGGCCTGGTCGGCCGCATATTTATTGATCTTGAGGGCGCTACCGAACTTTGAGGGGTTCGCGGCCTTGGCACCACCGCCGACGAAGACGTATTCACCGTTCGGCCCGATGACGTCGAGGCCGCTCGATCCGACATTGGGCATCTCGATCTTGATGTCCTGCCCCTTGTCGTCCTTCGCCAGTTTCCCACCGATCAGCTTAGCGATGTACTCCTCGCGTGTGAGGCCCAGATCCTTGCCGTCGTCGGCGGACCCCACGGTGAACGAGGGATGTGCGCCGCCCGCCGACAGTGCCGAACTCCGGACCGCGGACTCGTTCTTCCTGTCCGTCACACATGCCGGGAGTTTCTTCCATACCGTCCCGAGAAGGTCCTCGCTCTTGTCGACCAGTTTCTTCGCCTTGGCGGACTTGTCGAGGAAGTCGTTGATGCCCCAGATGACCTTCCCGATCTGCGGAAGCTTGCCAACCAGCTTGGCCGCCTTTGCCCAGGGCAGGTTGGTGACGACTGCCCACAGGCAGGTCGGAACGTCGGGGTCGTCCCAGCACTCTTTGATCTCCTCGGCGGCGAGTTCCACGAGGAGTTCCGCGCCGTTCTCCCTCAGGTAGTCGAGCAGGTCCTTCTGCGCGAGCGCCCGGGCCGCCTCGTACTGCTCAAGGGTGATGCCTGCCTCTTCGAGCGCCTTGCGCTCGCCTTCCTCGAGGGAGTACGCGTCGCCCTTCTCCTTGCTCCTGGCTGCCTCCTCACGAGCCTTGCGCTCCTGCTCGCGCTGGTATTCCTCCGCCCGCTTGGCCGCATCCTCGGCCTCCTTGGCGTACGTAGCGGCGTTCTTGGCCGCCTTCTCGGCCGATGTGGCGTGCTCCTCCGCGGAGGCGGCGAGCTTGTCGGCGTCGGCTGCGTCCTTCTCTGCTTGGGCGGCCGCGCTCCGGGCCACGCTCGCCTCCTTCTCGGCGAGAGTGGCGGCGCCGGCGGCGGCCGCGGCCTGGTTCTCCGCGTCGGCGGCGGCTCCGCGGGCGCGGGCGGCCTCGGCCTCGGCCTGGGTGGCGGCGGCGCGTGCCGCCGCCGCGTCCGCGAATGCCTCGTCGGCAGCCTGGCGGGCGAGTCCTGCATCGGCCTGAGC
It contains:
- a CDS encoding NTP pyrophosphohydrolase; this translates as MDDLDDNACLLVIVDAANVVGSVPDGWWRDRPAAARRLRDRLAADGVPGRAGPVEIVLVVEGAARGVESAPGVRVEPAPGSGDDHMVELVARAGDRPVLVVTADRELRRRVTELGAEVAGPRTVRPV